One stretch of Streptomyces hygroscopicus DNA includes these proteins:
- a CDS encoding polyketide synthase, which produces MSQHTPAPSRSPGRIAIVGMGCRLPGDTDSPAALWRLLADGRDAVAEPPAERAALWAADPMTTARSESAPPVRGGYLRDVSGFDADFFGVSGREADILDPQHRLLLEVAWEALEHAGMPPDRLGSTATGVFAGLSYNDYMNRLDRHPRELEGSALANGHCVATGRISYLLGFHGPSVALDTACSSSLVAVHLAAQALRAGECDLALAGGVTLMFEPRITRSFDRMGMLSHTGHCHAFDAAADGFVRGEGCGIVVLKRLTDAVRDGDRILAVLRGSAVNQDGHSDGLAAPSATAQRALYEEALGRAGVDPADVGMVEAHGTGTPVGDPVEFASLAQVYGTGRDRCALASVKTNLGHLEPAAGVTGLIKAVLCLGRGLIPPNLHFTRWNRTIDAGGTRLFIPRELTPWPVRTGPRLAAVSSFGFSGTNAHVVLEQPPAARAPASRPAPRRPRPATRAVPQVFLVPAGSPAALPSAARRMADWLEGDGADAPLRDIAHTLALRRGAGRGRLGVTTASRAELIGALRAFATGQAHPAVVTGAVGAEVSRRPIWVFSGQGSQWPGMGRRLLESEPAFAEALAEADALIAAESGFSVLDIVRSGAPVTGCDRVQPVLFALQTALAATWRAHGVQPAGVIGHSMGEVAAAVVAGALSPADGAKVICRRSALLTRVAGNGTMATVDLGADEVQAELDTGGAAAAVTVAVMAAPGSTVVAGDTAHVERLVAGWQARSVPAALIAVDVASHSPQVDPLLADLRTALADLTPRRPDVPFYTTVLDDPHTPPAFDAEYWCANLRHPVRFSAAVAAAAADRHLVYVEISPHPVITHPVLRGLAGLVKDPVVLPTLRRDEDEPATFRTQLAALHCAGVPVDWSVLYADAALADVPPITFDRTRHWADAPLAAPSDASLDASPAGALPGAHLEMPGEPVRHSWRARTGTAALPWLDDHRVHDAPVLPGAASYALALTAACEVFGAEPEEVEVTDLHFRELLRLADHTELSTTVTIAAVDRAECEMFGRDEDGAWVRQATAVLRRLAAPARSRAASVRTLALRHPLPVEANALYANLRARGVAHGPAFQGITEVSAARHGNSFWARVRIPEAARAPGHGLRIHPVLVDLCAQLLLAGLLDEDDRRLLLPARMQSVRVLGDPETAVYCHARLAETTPGATVGHVRLLDADGRPVLAVDGLRIVHSAAADRTAEADQWFLEVGWRRATRPAATRPPGRWLIVGEADGTARPVAAALRNAGATARVWETPLADEGLDAFRDALTSRLTRPGDRPRAVVLLCGPRPADGGARDGLRRTRRLLAAAQALTARFPEPPRLYAATCGARTVTPGDLADPGQSPLRGLVRVLALEHPELRATLVDTDPAAPDELAETLAAELLADGHEEEIALRDSARYTAELDYAPLTDTERTTASARTVRCGTDGFRLRAGRLGDLGSLELTTAPRRRPGPGEVELRVLAAGLNFRDVLTAMGLLPGDENIRYRLGFECAGEVSAVGPGVDHLRAGDRVVAADVHGGAFGSFTVVPADRTAPLPEGLAPDTAAGLPIAFLTAWYALRHIGQVTAGERVLIHSATGGTGLAAIAVARLLGAEVLATAGSEEKRRFLRAMGIAHVMDSRSLDFRDEVQEATGGEGVDVVLNSLAGSAIRAGLECLRPFGRFIELGVRDILSDAPLGLSPLRHNITFSTVDLRELQLARPQVYAAMLREVLAAITEGRLRPLRCTTYPLAEVTDAFRLMAGARHIGKLVLTIPQEGQVDAVLPDGPLTVCEGGTYIVTGGLGGLGLATACWLARQGAGHLVLSGRTAPVGAAARTLAELSAAGTRITVVTGDISHPGTADRLVAAATAPDGASLNGVVHSAMVLDDAAVANIREDQLGRVWAPKVTGAWRLHQATEGHWLDWFAVYSSMASLLGNAGQGAYAAANAWLDGFAAWRSAHGLPTLAVNWGPWGETGVATGFADLGYQTIPTEQGLGALGALLAHRRVQTGVIPGEPATWIPAAGRRSALFAPLLPGEDTPVAARESTDDIRARLAALPAGPARRTALESYLTDHIRAVLRLSGATLDPQTPLRSLGFDSLLAMELRVRLETGLNIKLPGNFVWRHPTLEALAAGLAQQLGLDPADRPEERLGAPG; this is translated from the coding sequence ATGAGCCAGCACACCCCCGCTCCCAGCCGTTCCCCCGGCCGCATCGCCATCGTCGGCATGGGCTGCCGGCTTCCCGGTGACACCGACTCGCCCGCCGCCCTGTGGCGGCTGCTGGCCGACGGACGCGACGCCGTCGCCGAACCGCCCGCCGAGCGCGCCGCGCTCTGGGCGGCAGACCCCATGACGACCGCCCGGTCCGAGTCCGCGCCGCCCGTCCGCGGCGGATATCTGCGCGACGTGTCCGGCTTCGACGCCGACTTCTTCGGCGTCTCCGGGCGCGAGGCCGACATCCTCGACCCCCAGCACCGGTTACTGCTCGAAGTGGCCTGGGAGGCCCTGGAACACGCCGGGATGCCACCCGACCGGCTCGGCTCCACCGCCACCGGCGTCTTCGCCGGGCTCAGCTACAACGACTACATGAACCGGCTCGACCGGCACCCCCGCGAGCTGGAGGGCTCCGCCCTGGCCAACGGGCACTGCGTCGCCACCGGCCGGATCTCCTACCTCCTCGGTTTCCACGGCCCCTCCGTGGCCCTGGACACCGCGTGCTCGTCCTCCCTGGTCGCCGTCCACCTGGCGGCCCAGGCGCTGCGCGCCGGGGAATGCGATCTGGCCCTGGCCGGCGGGGTCACCCTGATGTTCGAGCCGCGGATCACCCGCTCGTTCGACCGGATGGGCATGCTCTCGCACACCGGCCACTGCCATGCCTTCGACGCCGCCGCCGACGGTTTCGTCCGCGGCGAGGGCTGCGGCATCGTCGTCCTCAAACGCCTCACCGACGCCGTGCGCGACGGGGACCGGATCCTGGCCGTGCTGCGCGGCTCGGCCGTCAACCAGGACGGCCACTCCGACGGGCTCGCCGCACCCTCGGCCACCGCCCAGCGCGCCCTGTACGAGGAGGCCCTCGGCCGCGCCGGGGTCGACCCCGCCGATGTCGGGATGGTCGAGGCCCACGGCACCGGCACCCCCGTCGGCGACCCGGTCGAATTCGCCAGCCTCGCCCAGGTCTACGGAACCGGCCGCGACCGCTGCGCCCTCGCCTCGGTCAAAACCAACCTGGGCCATCTGGAGCCCGCCGCCGGGGTCACCGGCCTGATCAAGGCCGTGCTGTGCCTGGGCCGTGGACTGATCCCGCCCAATCTGCACTTCACCCGGTGGAATCGCACCATCGACGCCGGCGGAACCCGCCTCTTCATCCCCCGCGAGCTCACCCCCTGGCCGGTGCGCACCGGCCCGCGGCTGGCCGCCGTGTCCTCCTTCGGCTTCTCCGGGACCAACGCCCATGTGGTGCTGGAACAACCCCCCGCCGCCCGCGCACCCGCCTCCCGCCCCGCACCGCGGCGGCCCCGGCCCGCCACCCGCGCCGTTCCGCAGGTGTTCCTCGTCCCCGCCGGGTCCCCGGCCGCGCTGCCATCCGCCGCGCGGCGGATGGCGGACTGGCTGGAGGGCGACGGCGCGGACGCCCCGCTGCGCGACATCGCCCACACCCTGGCGCTGCGCCGCGGCGCCGGCCGCGGACGGCTCGGCGTCACCACCGCCTCCCGCGCCGAACTCATCGGCGCCCTGAGGGCGTTCGCCACCGGTCAGGCCCACCCCGCCGTAGTCACCGGCGCCGTGGGCGCCGAGGTCTCCCGCCGGCCGATCTGGGTGTTCTCCGGACAGGGCTCCCAGTGGCCCGGCATGGGACGGCGGCTGCTGGAGAGCGAACCGGCCTTCGCCGAGGCGCTCGCCGAGGCCGACGCTCTCATCGCCGCCGAGTCCGGATTCTCGGTGCTCGACATCGTCCGCTCCGGCGCTCCGGTGACCGGCTGCGACCGGGTGCAGCCCGTGCTGTTCGCCCTGCAGACCGCGCTCGCCGCCACCTGGCGCGCCCACGGCGTGCAGCCCGCCGGGGTCATCGGCCACTCCATGGGCGAGGTCGCCGCCGCAGTGGTGGCCGGAGCGCTCTCCCCGGCCGACGGGGCCAAGGTGATCTGCCGCCGCTCCGCCCTGCTCACCCGCGTCGCCGGGAACGGCACCATGGCCACGGTGGACCTCGGCGCCGACGAGGTGCAGGCCGAACTCGACACCGGCGGCGCCGCGGCAGCGGTCACGGTCGCCGTCATGGCCGCGCCCGGCTCCACCGTGGTGGCCGGGGACACCGCCCACGTCGAACGGCTCGTCGCCGGCTGGCAGGCCCGCTCCGTGCCCGCCGCGCTGATCGCCGTGGACGTCGCCTCGCACTCACCCCAGGTGGACCCGCTCCTGGCCGATCTGCGCACCGCCCTGGCCGACCTCACCCCCCGCCGCCCGGACGTGCCCTTCTACACCACCGTCCTCGACGATCCGCACACCCCGCCCGCCTTCGACGCCGAATACTGGTGCGCCAATCTGCGCCACCCGGTCCGGTTCTCCGCGGCCGTCGCCGCCGCCGCGGCCGACCGCCACCTGGTGTACGTCGAAATATCCCCCCACCCGGTCATCACCCACCCCGTCCTGCGCGGTCTTGCCGGTCTGGTGAAGGACCCCGTCGTCCTGCCCACCCTCCGCCGCGACGAGGACGAGCCGGCCACGTTCCGGACCCAGCTGGCCGCGCTGCACTGCGCGGGCGTCCCCGTCGACTGGTCCGTGCTGTACGCGGACGCCGCCCTCGCCGACGTACCGCCCATCACCTTCGACCGCACCCGCCACTGGGCCGACGCCCCGCTCGCCGCGCCCTCCGACGCCTCGCTCGACGCAAGCCCGGCCGGCGCGCTGCCCGGCGCGCATCTGGAGATGCCCGGCGAACCCGTGCGCCACTCCTGGCGCGCCCGCACCGGCACCGCGGCCCTGCCCTGGCTCGACGACCACCGGGTGCACGACGCGCCCGTCCTGCCCGGCGCGGCCTCCTACGCCCTCGCGCTCACCGCCGCCTGCGAGGTGTTCGGCGCCGAGCCCGAGGAGGTCGAGGTCACCGATCTGCACTTCCGCGAACTGCTGCGGCTCGCCGACCACACCGAGCTCTCCACCACGGTGACCATCGCCGCCGTCGACCGCGCCGAATGCGAGATGTTCGGACGCGACGAGGACGGCGCCTGGGTGCGGCAGGCCACCGCGGTGCTCCGCAGACTCGCCGCACCGGCGCGCTCCCGCGCCGCGTCCGTCCGGACCCTCGCCCTGCGCCATCCGCTGCCCGTCGAGGCCAACGCCCTCTACGCCAATCTGCGGGCCCGGGGCGTGGCACACGGACCGGCTTTCCAGGGCATCACCGAAGTGTCCGCCGCCCGCCACGGCAACAGCTTCTGGGCCCGGGTACGGATCCCCGAGGCCGCCCGCGCCCCCGGACACGGTCTGCGCATCCACCCCGTCCTCGTCGACCTGTGCGCCCAACTCCTTCTCGCCGGGCTGCTCGACGAGGACGACCGGCGGCTGCTGCTGCCCGCGCGGATGCAGAGCGTACGTGTCCTCGGCGACCCCGAGACCGCCGTGTACTGCCACGCCCGGCTCGCCGAGACCACCCCCGGGGCCACCGTCGGGCACGTCCGCCTGCTCGACGCGGACGGCCGGCCGGTCCTGGCCGTCGACGGGCTGCGGATCGTCCACAGCGCCGCCGCGGACCGCACGGCCGAGGCCGACCAGTGGTTCCTCGAGGTCGGCTGGCGGCGCGCCACCCGGCCCGCGGCCACCCGGCCCCCGGGACGGTGGCTGATCGTCGGGGAGGCGGACGGCACCGCCCGCCCGGTGGCCGCCGCCCTGCGCAACGCCGGCGCCACCGCCCGGGTGTGGGAGACGCCCCTGGCCGACGAGGGGCTCGACGCCTTCCGTGACGCCCTCACCAGCCGGCTCACCCGCCCCGGAGACCGGCCGCGCGCCGTGGTGCTCCTGTGCGGCCCGCGCCCCGCCGACGGCGGTGCGCGGGATGGACTGCGCCGCACCCGCCGGCTGCTCGCCGCCGCCCAGGCGCTCACCGCCCGCTTCCCCGAACCGCCCCGCCTCTACGCCGCCACCTGCGGCGCCCGCACCGTGACCCCCGGTGACCTGGCCGACCCCGGACAGAGCCCGCTGCGCGGACTCGTGCGGGTGCTCGCCTTGGAACACCCCGAGCTGCGGGCCACCTTGGTGGACACCGACCCGGCCGCCCCCGACGAGCTCGCGGAAACCCTCGCCGCCGAACTCCTCGCCGACGGCCACGAGGAGGAGATCGCACTGCGCGACAGCGCCCGCTACACCGCCGAGCTCGACTACGCGCCCCTCACCGACACCGAACGCACCACCGCATCCGCCCGCACCGTGCGCTGCGGCACCGACGGCTTCCGGCTGCGCGCCGGCCGCCTCGGCGACCTCGGCAGCCTGGAGCTCACCACCGCGCCCCGCCGCCGGCCCGGGCCCGGTGAGGTGGAGCTGCGGGTGCTCGCCGCGGGCCTGAACTTCCGCGATGTCCTCACCGCCATGGGTCTGCTCCCCGGCGACGAGAACATCCGCTACCGGCTCGGCTTCGAATGCGCGGGCGAGGTGAGCGCGGTCGGCCCCGGTGTCGACCATCTCCGCGCCGGTGACCGGGTGGTGGCGGCCGATGTGCACGGCGGCGCCTTCGGATCGTTCACCGTCGTCCCCGCCGACCGCACCGCACCCCTGCCCGAGGGCCTCGCCCCGGACACCGCCGCCGGGCTGCCGATCGCGTTCCTCACCGCCTGGTACGCGCTGCGCCACATCGGCCAGGTGACCGCGGGGGAGCGGGTGCTGATCCACTCGGCCACCGGCGGCACCGGGCTCGCGGCCATCGCGGTCGCCCGGCTGCTGGGCGCCGAGGTGCTGGCCACGGCGGGCAGCGAGGAGAAACGGCGCTTCCTGCGGGCCATGGGCATCGCCCATGTGATGGACTCCCGGTCGCTGGACTTCCGCGACGAGGTCCAGGAGGCCACCGGAGGCGAGGGCGTCGACGTCGTGCTCAACTCCCTCGCCGGATCGGCCATCCGGGCCGGGCTGGAGTGTCTGCGCCCCTTCGGCCGCTTCATCGAACTCGGCGTCCGCGACATCCTCTCCGACGCCCCGCTCGGACTCTCCCCGCTGCGCCACAACATCACCTTCTCCACCGTGGACCTGAGAGAGCTGCAACTGGCCCGCCCGCAGGTGTACGCCGCGATGCTGCGCGAGGTGCTCGCCGCGATCACCGAGGGCCGTCTGAGGCCACTGCGCTGCACCACCTATCCGCTGGCGGAGGTCACCGACGCGTTCCGGTTGATGGCCGGCGCCCGCCACATCGGCAAACTGGTGCTGACCATCCCGCAGGAGGGCCAGGTCGACGCCGTCCTGCCCGATGGACCGCTGACGGTATGCGAGGGCGGTACGTACATCGTCACCGGCGGCCTTGGCGGTCTCGGGCTCGCCACCGCGTGCTGGCTGGCCCGGCAGGGCGCGGGCCACCTGGTGCTGAGCGGGCGTACCGCACCGGTCGGCGCCGCCGCGCGGACGCTTGCCGAACTCTCCGCCGCCGGCACCAGGATCACCGTCGTCACCGGCGACATCAGCCACCCGGGCACGGCCGACCGGCTCGTGGCCGCCGCCACCGCCCCCGACGGGGCCTCGCTGAACGGTGTCGTCCACAGCGCGATGGTCCTCGACGACGCGGCCGTGGCCAACATCCGAGAGGACCAGTTGGGCCGCGTATGGGCGCCGAAGGTCACCGGGGCGTGGCGGCTGCACCAGGCCACCGAGGGACACTGGCTCGACTGGTTCGCGGTGTACTCCTCGATGGCGTCGCTGCTCGGCAACGCCGGACAGGGCGCCTACGCGGCCGCCAACGCCTGGCTGGACGGCTTCGCCGCATGGCGCTCGGCACACGGCCTGCCCACCCTCGCGGTCAACTGGGGCCCGTGGGGCGAGACCGGAGTGGCCACCGGCTTCGCCGACCTCGGCTATCAGACGATCCCCACCGAGCAGGGGCTCGGCGCGCTCGGCGCCCTGCTGGCCCACCGGCGGGTGCAGACCGGTGTGATCCCCGGCGAACCGGCCACCTGGATCCCCGCCGCCGGCCGCCGGTCCGCCCTGTTCGCCCCGCTCCTCCCCGGGGAGGACACTCCGGTGGCCGCCCGGGAGAGCACCGACGACATCCGCGCCCGGCTGGCCGCACTCCCCGCGGGGCCGGCCCGCCGCACCGCGCTGGAGTCCTACCTGACCGACCACATCCGCGCCGTGCTGCGGCTCAGCGGCGCCACCCTCGATCCGCAGACCCCCCTGAGGTCACTGGGGTTCGACTCACTGCTCGCCATGGAGCTGCGGGTGCGCCTGGAGACGGGGCTGAACATCAAGCTCCCGGGCAACTTCGTCTGGCGGC
- a CDS encoding ketoacyl synthase: protein MSSPHDPSRPAPGGAGNARDAVVTGLGFCLPGGAEPVFTAAQVWDIASQGRTVLDRLNSHYGSVHLSAGQFEERLPDIPEFFSRHYTNAHRYGLVSLVEACADAELDLAAGDLSEAALLVGRGSVDANVDSYLTLLGVDPDATTTFDALEMFVAAEQAVSPSDVAVVQGALTRTVGPCFTVSCGCASAAVQIGNARRLIATGETDLAVVTGVDVFNVGLIQKGQRLLRGAQHAYDAVDAAGMPDLLPSFDSLMRPYDRRADCINHGEGSATVILESRQHAARRGAHLYGQVLAAAMTRDGLATPLAADDTGAQLARAVRLCLGDRWRIEQVPYINGASDGGAAVTALEANTIRELYGPDSTVLMSSQEGCFGHHGAASGCVGLALTLMMMEFGEVCPTANCEQPADGLPFDPVPGTRTRPLDFGHALSFNYQIGGVKHAMLLGGPDTT, encoded by the coding sequence GTGAGCTCGCCCCACGACCCATCCCGCCCGGCTCCGGGCGGCGCCGGGAACGCCCGGGACGCCGTCGTCACCGGCCTCGGCTTCTGCCTTCCGGGCGGCGCCGAACCCGTCTTCACCGCGGCCCAGGTGTGGGACATCGCCTCCCAGGGCCGCACCGTCCTCGACCGGCTGAACAGCCACTACGGCTCGGTCCACCTGAGCGCCGGGCAGTTCGAGGAGCGACTCCCCGACATCCCCGAGTTCTTCTCCCGCCACTACACCAACGCCCACCGGTACGGCCTGGTCTCTCTCGTCGAGGCGTGCGCCGACGCCGAACTCGACCTGGCCGCCGGTGATCTGTCCGAGGCGGCCCTGCTCGTCGGCCGCGGCAGCGTGGACGCCAATGTGGACAGCTATCTCACCCTGCTCGGCGTCGACCCCGACGCCACCACCACCTTCGACGCCCTGGAGATGTTCGTCGCGGCCGAACAGGCCGTGTCCCCCTCCGATGTGGCCGTCGTCCAGGGCGCGCTGACCCGGACCGTCGGCCCCTGCTTCACCGTGTCCTGCGGCTGCGCCTCCGCCGCCGTGCAGATCGGCAACGCCCGCCGCCTCATCGCGACCGGCGAGACCGACCTCGCGGTGGTGACCGGCGTCGACGTCTTCAACGTCGGCCTGATCCAGAAGGGGCAGCGGCTGCTGCGCGGCGCACAGCACGCCTACGACGCGGTGGACGCCGCCGGAATGCCCGATCTGCTGCCGTCCTTCGACTCCCTGATGCGCCCCTACGACCGGCGCGCCGACTGCATCAACCACGGCGAGGGATCCGCCACCGTGATCCTGGAAAGCAGGCAGCACGCCGCTCGCCGCGGCGCCCACCTCTACGGCCAGGTGCTCGCCGCCGCCATGACCCGCGACGGCCTGGCCACCCCGCTCGCCGCCGACGACACGGGTGCGCAGCTCGCCAGGGCCGTCCGCCTCTGCCTGGGCGACCGATGGCGGATCGAGCAGGTGCCGTACATCAACGGCGCCAGCGACGGCGGCGCCGCCGTCACCGCCCTTGAGGCCAACACCATCCGCGAGCTCTACGGCCCCGACTCCACCGTGCTGATGTCCTCCCAGGAGGGATGCTTCGGCCACCACGGAGCGGCCTCCGGCTGCGTCGGCCTCGCCCTGACCCTGATGATGATGGAGTTCGGCGAGGTGTGCCCCACGGCCAACTGCGAACAGCCCGCGGACGGACTCCCCTTCGACCCCGTCCCCGGCACCCGCACCCGTCCCCTCGACTTCGGCCACGCGCTCAGCTTCAACTACCAGATCGGTGGCGTGAAGCACGCGATGCTGCTGGGCGGCCCGGACACCACCTGA
- a CDS encoding AsnC family transcriptional regulator yields MTYPPPLFDDLDRKIVAALVANARTSFTEIGAAIGLSASAVKRRVDRMRETDVITGFTTTVRPAALGWRTEAYVEVYCDSAAPPRRLAEVVRNYPEIIAAMTVTGGADALLHVMATDVEHFEEVLERIRAEPFVRQTISYMVLSHLLTGSPEAGSAPPATATQ; encoded by the coding sequence ATGACATATCCGCCCCCACTGTTCGACGATCTGGACCGCAAGATCGTCGCGGCACTGGTCGCCAATGCCAGGACCAGCTTCACGGAGATCGGCGCCGCGATCGGGCTCTCGGCCTCGGCGGTCAAACGCCGTGTCGACCGGATGCGGGAGACCGATGTGATCACCGGCTTCACCACCACTGTGCGCCCGGCCGCCCTCGGCTGGCGGACCGAGGCGTATGTCGAGGTGTACTGCGACAGCGCCGCACCACCCCGGCGTCTCGCGGAGGTCGTGCGCAACTATCCGGAGATCATCGCGGCCATGACGGTGACCGGCGGCGCGGACGCCCTGCTGCATGTCATGGCCACCGATGTGGAGCACTTCGAGGAGGTGCTGGAGCGCATCCGGGCCGAACCGTTCGTCCGCCAGACGATCAGCTACATGGTGCTGTCCCACCTGCTCACGGGCAGTCCGGAGGCCGGTTCGGCGCCACCCGCCACCGCGACGCAATGA